In Rhodamnia argentea isolate NSW1041297 chromosome 5, ASM2092103v1, whole genome shotgun sequence, the DNA window ATCGAGTCCCCAATCCTTAAATTGCTCATATGTAGTCCTAGACCTTTGAgtgaaaatgcaatcaagtcctcccACCCAAATTTCACATGAAATTGATGACATTCCAGTTATCTCAATCATATTACGTGTCATGACAAATGatttgacatggacaattttagaCAAAACGTCATTATTTATGTTAATCTTATGCTTATTTTGTTTCCCATGCTATAATAATCTAGTTCCACCCCAAGTTTATTTGGCATGTGCATTTCTCAGTCCGTTAATTTCACATAATGCAATATACAAGATCACTTGTCCACGGGTTTTAATGGACTTAAAATGGATTATGGTGTCTgtggcaaagaagaaaaatgacttTATCAAAATAACTATCTTTCCAAAACCTTAGAGCCGAATCTTTACCACTAATTAGTTTTATGAAAGATTAAtgcgaaaaaaaatttaacagagaaaaattgttatttcaGTCCCACATCCATTGTATGATTTAAATTCAAgtctaaatttttaaatttatccaATATAGTTCTAGAAATTGAAGTAAAAAGGCAATCAAATCCTCCCACCCAAATCTTGCctaaaattattgatgtggtaGTTCAATCGTCGTCGGCTATCCTAAGTGTTATGACCGGATAACTAACTTGGACAGGTTTAAACAAAACGATATGTGCGGTTTTCATACCTTCAATTTCACCCGTCACTCGAAGTTCGGTTTGCACGTGAGAGTGGATTTTAATATATGCAAACCACGTAATTTGTTTATGGTGTTTTAATGTGAATTATATTCATATAGTCTCTGTTCAtcaattaatttgtttttttgaacTTAAAATGATCTTTGGTTATACATggcaaagaagaaaaacgaGTTTATTAAAAGCACTACCTTTCCAAAATCTCTCAATATTTTCTGTGACGTACGATACAAATGGCTCATGTTGTGTTGAATAGCTGAGGACAACTGCATACGGAGCAAAATGTCTGCAGACCCATGAGCAGAATGAGCACGACCGTGGCGAACATGGTGAGGAACTTCCAAGAAGAGTAGACGTACTTCCTCATGAGATTATAAGCCTTGACCTTTCGGGTGCTGTTGTAGTACCTGTTGACGTCTTGAATCGTCTTGTCCAGCTCCGAGGCATTGCTTCTGGAACCTATGGATTTGATCATTCCGTTGAAGAGCTCCACGACCTTGTCGTCGCAGTTCAGATGGTTCGAGACGATGGACGCTCCCCTCAGTAGCTTCACGTCCTCGCAGGTGCCGATAATGCCGTACATCAACTCCGTGTATCGCGTCAGAATCAAGGGACTGCTCTGCGATATCATCTCGTAGGCCACGAGGTTTCGCAGCAAGACCTCAGTGGTGGGATTCAAAACGATCCGGGGGAGCTTCAGAGTAGCAGTTTTCTGATCGAACTCGATGGTTCTGATACCTCCTTCAGCCGAGCGCACCTTGATCCCGACGCCATGGAGCTTCGACACCGTGGGAATCATAACGATTTCATGAGAAGGGTTGTTCCGGAGGCAGTCGGAGCATCCGGGTATTAGTTGCATTACCGATTGAATTAACTTGTAGATGAGCACGATCGGCAGCCTCAGCTTCTTCATGAAAGAGAATTTCGATAACTCTTTCCATGCTTCAGTGACTTTTGGTGCTGGTACCGATACCTTGTTGATCAAATGGCCAGATCTTGCAcctgttgaaattttttttttacttttattcccTTCTTGGGAAAAACAAAAGTGTTGGGACGTTGTTTATTTTGAAGAAATCACCATCTATCTCGCTTCTTTCTAAATCCTTCTTGATTAGTCTTGACTattcatattttcattttttggtaaaaaaactaTTCATATTTTCAATGTCTAATTCATATGACTGCTTGTGTCTCGATATTTTGTCAATTCCCAAGATTCTATCTCCTTGAAATGCTAGGTAAATTAATGAGTCATTTATTAGTAAAATCAAGATTCATGTATTATGCATATATAAAGGCAAGTGTTGTAATAGTTATTTAGTGCAACGACAAAGGAGTCACAATAAAATAGCCCATTGGTCTCCTTCATTGAGTGTTATGTGAGAGTTACCGATCAAGTTGTCGATCTAAGTTTAAAGTTACTAACGATTGACTGTCATTGAAACTTTTTGACGCTTTTGAAGTTCAACGGTTCACACCCCTTATTGATAGGAAACATCGGATCCTGCTGCCTAGCGATCGAGCGGGGGTCTAGGGGCAGCACCTCAGAGTTGTCAAAGAGTCTTCATAATTTGGGCCTatattttattagtagtttgacTTGGGTTCATAAACAATTACTGCTATAtgtatatactctttttcgcttgtaatggTGTGATCAGAAAGGtgcaatgtgctaattataatgaaattctTTATAAGGTGTAatcctaatttaagggtgaatcaagataaatcTTATGTCTGAATTCTTATTTATCGTTTTTACGCTCTATTTCGTTACGATTCTATgccgaatcctaacaaaaaagcaaaagggacACATCATCAACTCTTGCATGGCATGGGGAATGAAAACTAACCTCCAAGCTCATTCTTCTTCGTCTGTACTGCTTCTGGGACTGTTCTCCTCAAGATAAGATTGTAAAGGAGATCGAGCAAATGCTTATAATGGCGAACAGCTTCAGAGGGCGAGCACCTTTCTAGTCCGAGAGGCGATATCGCTTTGCAGAACCTGATCAACATCACCCCGAGCTCCCTATCTATAGACTCATCTTCTCCATTTTCGCTCACTTCATTCG includes these proteins:
- the LOC115755182 gene encoding putative UPF0481 protein At3g02645, with amino-acid sequence MSSSSTSIINSSLSEEQWVEHIRDALDHGIDIETLVSVHRVPESISSAKLEAYVPHHVALGPYHHFWPQLYQTENPKLAAARRARAVLKLPAFDLIAGLLEEQEGKIRASYQMHLEVGTDTLKWVITIDSLFLLDLLYGYKDKREKMDRDKSASIRSKEDPTGDDDRGGIVPMTRDSIVKDVMMVENQIPTFVLRKIMLQSKNSTNEVSENGEDESIDRELGVMLIRFCKAISPLGLERCSPSEAVRHYKHLLDLLYNLILRRTVPEAVQTKKNELGGARSGHLINKVSVPAPKVTEAWKELSKFSFMKKLRLPIVLIYKLIQSVMQLIPGCSDCLRNNPSHEIVMIPTVSKLHGVGIKVRSAEGGIRTIEFDQKTATLKLPRIVLNPTTEVLLRNLVAYEMISQSSPLILTRYTELMYGIIGTCEDVKLLRGASIVSNHLNCDDKVVELFNGMIKSIGSRSNASELDKTIQDVNRYYNSTRKVKAYNLMRKYVYSSWKFLTMFATVVLILLMGLQTFCSVCSCPQLFNTT